The Candidatus Neomarinimicrobiota bacterium genome includes the window AAGAAAGCGACGGAGAGTACTGATGAACATATCTGACTGATTTTCCATTTTTGAAATAGCGGCCTGATTGACTTTGAGTGTATCAGCTAATTGATTTTGAGTTAGCTCAAATGCTTGACGCAGATTTTGAAGATCAATATCATTCAAAAGTTCCTGTTTTTTTGCTTCAATACGATGCTTACGTTCTTCAGGTATATCCCTGAGAAGTTCCTTAAATTGCTTAGCCATCGTGTTACCCATCCTTTTCTTTTAACTCCTTCAGATGCTCATCATAGAGATCATCTGCTTGCGGTACATACTCTTCATACCACCTGTCGTTGCCTGTCTTATTCCCGCCAATCAGCAGAATGGCAGCACGAAGTGGGTCAAAAGCATACAGCACACGATAGGGATCACCCTGATGCTGTATCCGTAGTTCTCGCATGTGACTATGACGTGAAGATCCAATACCAGAACTTATTGGATGCCGTAGTGTGGTTCCCCGTTCTTCAAGAACCCCTACTGTAGCAGCAACAGAATCCTGCTCATCCTCTGAGAGTGATTCCCACCATTCATCGAACTGGTCAGTATATTCAACAATCCAAGTCACGATAAGAATATAACTTTAGAGTTATATAACTTCAAAGTATTATTATCAACATACAATATGCAGGAGAATGTAGATTGGAATCACATCTTGGTTCAAAGAATTGCACTCGAGCGGTTTGTTTCATGCCAGTCCGGGGACTTTCTTAGTCTAATAAATCCCATATTTTCAATAATATTCTACTAATATTACCCGAAACAGTCGCCAAATTACAAAAGGACCCACGCTAAAGTAGCGTAAGTCCTTGTTTATATTGTGTCGAGGT containing:
- a CDS encoding type II toxin-antitoxin system RelE/ParE family toxin, whose translation is MTWIVEYTDQFDEWWESLSEDEQDSVAATVGVLEERGTTLRHPISSGIGSSRHSHMRELRIQHQGDPYRVLYAFDPLRAAILLIGGNKTGNDRWYEEYVPQADDLYDEHLKELKEKDG
- a CDS encoding helix-turn-helix transcriptional regulator, giving the protein MAKQFKELLRDIPEERKHRIEAKKQELLNDIDLQNLRQAFELTQNQLADTLKVNQAAISKMENQSDMFISTLRRFL